Proteins from a genomic interval of Macrobrachium nipponense isolate FS-2020 chromosome 28, ASM1510439v2, whole genome shotgun sequence:
- the LOC135201347 gene encoding U-scoloptoxin(01)-Cw1a-like, with protein MKFLSACLLSLVAAVAARSAYQFSNGYLEILGGEPNQSFDCAGRPYGYYADVANDCRIFHICLPIPDDAGQVVETAQFSFFCGNQTVFSQESLTCAHPQEALPCSEAEALFDISNADFGKIPEVTN; from the coding sequence ATGAAGTTCCTCTCCGCCTGCCTCCTGTCCCTCGTGGCTGCCGTAGCCGCCCGCTCGGCCTACCAATTCTCGAACGGCTACCTGGAAATCCTCGGAGGGGAACCCAACCAATCCTTCGACTGCGCGGGGCGTCCTTACGGATACTACGCCGACGTCGCCAACGACTGCAGGATCTTCCACATCTGCCTGCCCATTCCTGACGATGCAGGGCAGGTCGTGGAGACTGCCCAGTTCTCCTTCTTCTGCGGCAACCAGACGGTCTTCAGCCAGGAGTCCCTCACCTGCGCCCACCCTCAAGAGGCGCTCCCTTGCTCAGAGGCGGAGGCCCTGTTCGATATTTCCAACGCTGACTTTGGCAAGATTCCCGAAGTAACTAATTAG